Genomic DNA from Coffea arabica cultivar ET-39 chromosome 7e, Coffea Arabica ET-39 HiFi, whole genome shotgun sequence:
ACAAGGTCTTCTGTTAAGTTGCGTGGTAGTTTTTGACCAGGTTGGCTGAGCTATTAACATTATCAGGAAAGACCATGCATCACATCCGCTCTGATATTTTCTTCAAGTCCTCAAAGGCTCTTCCTGTTCTATTGTCCAATGACTAACAGCTTAACAGTTTCATAACAAAAATTAGTCGATAAATTGACTAATTTTCGCTTTGAACCAAAATACTTGTACTGTAAGTGCATATTAATCGACATATTAATTGCATTTTAAGACTCCATTAAACTCATGGAATCATGCTGCAATTTAATGCCTTAATTCATGCTATATAAATTTTAAAGATGATCCAAAGCATCTGGTGTACAGTCATGTACGCTTATTTAATTGGATAAGCTTGTTTAGCCAGCTTTGGATTTCGATTCATTTATGTACTTCTTTTTGTGATTTtgtacttaattttttttcataattatGGTGTTATAGTTCTATGTTTTATTGACCCATGTCAGTTTGGCCAAACCACATAATCTTTGCTTTTAAGAAGTGATGATTTAAGGGCATGACTGACCGTGTGGAGTGATTTGTTATTGGTGAATTGAATTCATTAGTTTGATTGAAAACTTAAAAAAGTTTGTTACCATGCTATTATAATGTCAAGcagagaaaattttcctacaCAAGCAGCTATTTGGTATATAAGATAGGATGTGATCTATGCTGACTATGGTAGTGAGTTGATTGAATGGCTTTTCCTTTGGCCATTGTTCGCTGTGTTAAAAAATATTATGGATCACTTTCTAATGCATGGTGGGGGTATCATTATCAGTTTAGGCACATCCTTGTGATGGTGCGGGCGAACTGGTCACTTTTCTTGTACAGGTCATATTGTGTTCTGGGTGCTAACTTGCCACTCTTTGTTCTAGTGGGATTTTCTGAACCTGCTAGACCACATCTAGTCATGAAAAGTAGTAGTTAATTAGATTTCTAGGAACTAAATCGAGGGCAATATGCTAAGGTAAACGGTGTTATAATCACCCCTGATTCTTTCTGATGACTGACAGGTTGCTCCGTGATTATGCAGTTTCCTGACTGGCTAGAAGGTTTGGTGCGAGCGTCTTGGCAGGAGCTAACTTGCCATAGTTAGACGAGATCAATGACGATTATCCAGGACATGCCCTCCCAAACTCTTCtctaggaaaaaaaataatccAGGAGGACATGAATTGTCGCACGAAAAAATGTAATCTATAACTGCTGCATTCCCGAAGGTATTCCCCAGTTATCTTGTGAGTGTATGTCAACAATGTCGGCAGAATAGTCACTGTCTGGCTGGCCTTTATCTCTTTGAAGAAGAAAGCTTTGATGTATGTAATCTTCGGGTTGGTACTACTGCCCAGAATTGAACAAATGAAAATCAGAAACGCCTGCGTAACCGTGGAAGTGCAGAGAAATAGCCCTTGTGTCAATACCATCCAACTCCCAACAACCTCCTCCTGGACTTGCCGGCAAGACTACCTGAAATTCGGCCATTTCACCAGAAAATGAAAGCCTTGAATCTTTGAACGAGAAACTACCGCTCCTACCAGCTAGTACTAGTGCTTGATTAATTGCGAATATTGCTCAAATAATGTGATTTATCAACCAAATTAATAGGTAAGTCACATTAAATTACAATGTCGATTCcatccaaagaaaaaaaaaagaaaaagaaagaaagagcagAATGGATTACGTCTCAAAGTATTAAAGAACTGATATTTTACATGACATCTTcaatatcatttattttttcagTGACAACTCAGtgttatttatatatgtatgtcAAATGTCCTACTTATCTAACTTGTTATGTGCTGTTTGTTAAAGTTTTTTCTACTCTCACGTGGTAAGTGGGGGTAATGGCACAGAGGATTTCAAAATGGCTGCCAAAATGGCTGCGATCTTTATCATCCAAACACCGCACCACTCTTTGAGTTCCACAACCGCTAATATCATCTTATTTTTTAACCTCAATTCAACCTGGCTTTGCCAACACCCGCATATCCACACACACCCACACACTGGATGTAGGGAATAGGGATAGCAGAAGAAAAAAGCCCACCTGGCCACCCAGAGTTGATACTAACTAgtaccatagttattaaaccggCCTGATTTTGACGGTCAACCAATTAACCCGATAAACCGATCAATTAGTTGGgcctttaattttatcaaagaaGATGTATTGGCTTATCAGAGAACTAATAATTCAATCAAATTGAACCAAGAGCCCAATCGGTTTTGTAAATGGTTCGAACTTGGGACCTTGTGCTTGTATATAGAGTACACTTACTACAAGGCCATCAGCTCATGTCAGTTGATGATCATTTTCACTTTATATGAACTTTTCTGTCAACCCTTTCTTTATCTTTTAAAACTTCTATAAAACAAATGTATTTggaatattttaataaaacttaTTACTTCCCAGACTCAATAGATAATGAaatagattttaaaaataacatattacttAATTTATCTTGAATACAAATATTGTTCCTAATAACCTTTTGCACTTAAAACTTCTAAACAAACTAGATAATTATATCAaacatagataaaattttacgTTTTAAGGTATGcggattactaattaaatttagatTTTACTGATTCTTAGAAGAATTAATTATTCGATAACGAATTAACTTAAATGAGCATGTGCTGGGACAGAGTTTATTAACGTTTATACAACACATCTTACATtcaaaattatgaaatataataatatttttaaatatattggaTGATCTACTGATTCAACCACCCATCTATTGATTGAATAAGATAATCCGTTGACCCATCCTTTGGGCGAGTTCCTCCCCGGCTCGGTTTAATAACTCTGGCCAGTACTACACTCCTCCTTAACACTCAAATTTGCACGCTCAACAAACACACACACTAGAAAACAAAATTGTGCATCGTGTGACCAGAGATGGAGGGAGCGGCGGAGAATTCTAACGGCGTCAATGTCGAGGTTGCTGGAGACAGTGAAGACAAGAAAGATTTCTATGCCAAGCGGACTTCTCAACAAGAAGAAGAGATCCCTCTTTACATAGTTTTCAACCGTTTGATTGCTGCGATGTTCTTTCCAAGCTCAGCATCTGCTCCTCTGCTTCGCCGGTCCAAAGCTGCTCTCTCCGAAAATGTTCCTCTGCTTCGCCTTGCTACTAAGAATACAGCTCGTCATGTCCTCCTCTGGACTCGCCGTGGCTCCCCTCTCCGAGCCCTTCTCGTTGTTTCCGTAAGAAATTACTCCACCCCAGATcgacttttcttcttcttcttctttgtcgCTTTTGTTTTCTGGGTATTATAGTATTAATTTTACttggttttaatttttctcttttttgcttGATTCTTTGCTTCTAGTGTAGCTGAGGAATATAAATTTGGCACGAGAAATGATTTCAAACATGAATATACTGAATAAATTTACTTTTATAGTTTTATTCTCGTTTTTCTTTTGTACCTTTTTGGGTGAAGTTTTCCTATTATCCAAAAATTAAGGATAGTTTTTAACCATTACTTATTTCAAAGTAGAAATTTTGCATGCTTGATTAGAATCTTCCAGAAGTTGATCTTTGTTCTTAATTTCTGTCTGTCAAAGCCCACGTAAGGCAATGTCGTATGCTTGAGTGGGTCATGATTTTTCGTACCAACTTAAACTACTTTAAAggtgtaattattggggatctTACAGAGTTGCGGTACTAATTTGACCAACCAAGTTCTAGTGTATCCAACTAAGAtgattttgtacttatatgaacATACTGAATACATAGCCagttctttttccccttttttcccgCAGTATATTGCTAGTTTACAAAGCGTGATCGAAGTAAGACAAAAAGCATTTGGTTTGCATCACAATACCAATTTCGGATGCTTGAAGTTACAGGATGAGATTAATACTCTGAGTTTGCTTTACTGTTTCACCTTTGGGGATGTGTTCTGTTCAGGAAGAACAATGATTTGTAAAACTGTGCTTTTTATTGAACTGATGGGGTGATGGAGACCTGAAGTCATGGTTGGTCAATTTGTAAACACCTAAAATTGTGTCTGCACCTTATTTATGGAAAAAGAGTTGATCTTCATAGCTGTTGACTTGACGCTTGAAGCAGTATATTATTGAGTTGGAAATTCCAGCACGCCATTATTGATATCTCTTTTGCTGCTTGTGTTTGCTCCAGGTTGGAACAATTGCTCTTCTGGCTCTGACAGGACTTCTAGTTTTCATATTGTTCTTTGTTGCTGCAACTCTAAATGCAGTTGTGATATCTCTTCTCATGTCATTAGCAGCAGCTGGAGGATTCTTGGCTATCTTCTTTGCTTCTCTTACAGCCATCTACATTGGTGCATTGTCCGTTGCCGTGTTTGCTATTTCTGCTACAACTATATCTGCAATTATTGCTGTTCTTATTACCGCAGGTAGACCTTTTAATTCAAGTCTCATTCTCCCTTCTTTCTCCTCCCACTTTGGCTCTCAAATGGAGACATTCACTGAgcttactttttttcttttataagcTTAGATCCAACAGGGTAACTGGTGCTTAACTTATGTTTTTGGTGCTCATGTATTCATTTCAGTTTTTAGAGCTTCTCTCAGTTTGAGCTGCTTGTGCTTATCCTCGTTTAATAGTACTCCTTATTGGCATTAATCTCTTTGCCTGTACTTAAGTGTCCTACTGCATTGTGGTTATATGCGTACATACAAGTGCCCAGATGTCCTTCCATGACAAGGTCTTCTGTTAAGTTGCATGGTAGTTTTTGACCGGGTTGGCTGATCTATTAACATTATCAGGAAAGACCATGCGTCACATCCGCTCTGATATCTTCTTTAAGTCCTCAAAGGCTCTTCCTGTTCTATTGTCCAATGACTAACAGCTTAACAGTATGGTTTTCTGCTTGTGTCATTTACGTAAACTGGTTTTGTACTTAAAATAACCACTCATCTGGTTTGGCTCGGAGATCCATGAATGAAATAGGCAACTAGGGATTCTGCAGTTAGCCTAAGTGAAACTTAATATTTATTTATGGTTCTTTGagctttcattttttcttttctcatcaGGTTGGATCGGATTCTTTTGGACCATATGGGTGGCAACACAGAAGGGAGTAGGTCTAGCAAAGCAATCCTTGAATGTGACAGGGTCCGTGGTCTCAGCATATTCTTCTGCTAGAGTTGCACGCCAGCATGACTCACAATCAAACAAGTTAGCAGATTGATGGGCTGGGGTCGAGATATTAGCTCGTGTTGTCTACACTGTTGCATGCTGTAGTAGATAATACATGTTTGATCATGTAGGTTTGTGGAAAGTATGAGATTGTTGCTTGGGGGATTTTTGCTTTTtgtgtaaaaaggaagaaatgggaAAAATATCTCGCATCTCTGCGTGGTACTTTGTACGAGTACACTCTCTTTTGTGCATATTTTGATAGTATGCTGGAGAATGATGCGGTAGAAATGGTTTTTTTTGCTTGTAAAATTTCTTCTTGTATGGTATTCTTATTTCTTGACGAAGAGTGCTGTCGGTCTGAGCCGGACGTGAAAGGAGTTCTTTTCATCAGAGCTTTCATTGTGGAGTTTAAAGGACGAAAACTGTTGGGTTTTGTTTCTGATTGGGGTGATTAAGGCCCATGGAGGCTGTACTTTGTCGAGTCCAGTCTCCGACTCTGATCAGTTTCGTTACTGGACTAAGCAAGAAGAGGATGAGAAACAATCCAAAATCCATAGTCATTGTTGATTGGGCCAGCCCACGAAGTACCTATTAGATCCCAGAAATAATAAGTGCTTAGTAAAATAAAACGAGCTCTGCTCTAATATTGGACCAAACTCCACAATGGTCTCTTGAGCTATTGGGTTTCCTTTGTTTGCCCCATCTCCACTGACCTTTAGCCACTCATCTGGGTACGGTTTTTGACCATGCATAAGTAGCTTGGCTTTGAGTCTTTGACAGGAATTAGAAATTGAagtattaaatttgattttttttttccataggCTAAAcctaatttttttgaaactgaggtttagggttttgattttttttttttcataggcTAAACCTCATTCTTTCTAAGCTTCCCTCCACTACCCGTCCCCATCCCCACACCGTTTTCTAATAATTGAATTTGATTCTAATTTTTCTCATAATTAATTGTATGAAATTTTGGTTATATAACGAACAGCTCTTGGGAAATTAAAAAAACTAGTTACGTTTGGATGTGtaacaagatttttttttttcaaaaatttaaaataatttataaGTAACTAGTTCTATAATCAAGATCACAATCTGCTACATGTTTACTTacatgtaaaataaaaagattaGAAGAGAAAGTAAACTTAGAACCAAGTTAAATTTGTTTCAAGAAGCATCATCAAGTTCcaagaaagcaaataaaacgaatgtattgaacaaaaaaaaaaattgaaacccaaaaTTGCAAGTCGATACCTTGGACTTTTTACTTGAAAAATTCATGTTTACATTATTGTATTCACAAGGTGTCATTTTCTTTAGGTATAGTTGCTTACATCTTTTATTACGGCAAATACCTAACAATGCATAGGCATAATAATTTGGTTTAATCAGGACTTGGGCAGGATCTTAGATAGATAGTTTGCCTGAAAATGACTCTTGGCTGTTCTTAGTGATgcacttattttgttttctataGAGTAACATTACTGAACAAGATAATTGTCACAAATCTTCCATCTCTCTTATTCAAAGGAAAAGTTTACCATATACAATCACTACTCCCTATTGATAGGCAATAATTTCTCATATTGATTACATTAGATATTCATTCATAACTCTTACTGAAGGAAATATCTCTCTTTCGTTCCCTTTTACCACACAAACAAACACTCATTTTCTTGTGGTTCACGTAATTAAGAATTTATAGTTTTTGGTTTGCATAAGCTGATGCAATTAATCCTTAATGAATGAAAATCAATTAGGAccagctgaaaatttcagaagaaATGAATTTTCAATCTTGGTCAACTAATTcatttttttgcatttcttgaGTGGAATTTAGACCTTGGTTGCACTCAACAAattcagcacttttttttttttttttggagaattggcGAGTTTTAGATAACAAAATAAGAATTTACACTCTAACCGTCAACTTTCCCCTCTTATCTTCCTCTACAATTCAGCACTTTTGCTCGTGTGAAATAtgacactcatttttttttgaatctttgACGTTCAATGCATTATAAGTAGGGAAATGCTTATACTTCAGGATAATCAGTATCGTCTgaacattgaaaaaaaaaaaaaaaaaaaaagagccatgACTGGCTTAATAATCAACTGGGGTGAaggagaaaggaagaaaaaggaactAGTCATAATTAAGACaggaaaaagggcaaaaaatgaTGGCCACGTCAATTTGAAAAAGATAGCATGCATGCAGAAGTAGGAAGGGCCAATTTACACATTACCCAAaagcacaaaaaagaaaaaagaaaaaagaaaaaaggagaagGGCTAATTTAATTCTTTCTCTCAGGAGTATGTCTTTATATATTACGCCTTCATTTGATTCACAAAAAGAAAATCCAGCAAAAAAGATAGCAGAATCATCATGGGGATATCCTAATTATACGATCATGCAAGCTCTTTTTCAACCCAATCTGGTCTGCCTAAAGTGAACTCCAAGCTCGGATTTTTACGTTCAAGACTGGGAATTAGATAGCTATTCGGCCGAGAAGAATCACATTCCTGCATCATTTTCCATAATACTATCAAGATTCTGCATGAGTTTTGAGGCGTTTTTTTTGTAACCGATCATTCTTTACGAATTAAATTTAGGAAGAGTCACATACCTCTATATGGTGCCCTGATCTTTGTTCCAATGGCATGGATGAGGAATGTCTGACCCCATTTAGATCACCAGCGGTACTTTGCATCCACCCCTCTCTGCTGCTGAAATTTCAAAAGAATATGTATCGAGTCAAATTGCAGAACAAGTAGGCATGTATACTCGGGATAAGGGCTGCCGAACCCTTATTTGTGTTTGAATTTGGTAGCTTAGACGTACATGCTAaattacaacaaaaaaaaatagaatgctTAGACAAGTGGATTAGCCACTTAAATTCTATCGTATTCAGAAAAGTACTAACAAATGTAGAATGATACTTAAATTTCTATGTCAGTTGGCAGGAAAACCTATAATCTTGTTGTCATTGACCGACAAGAAACTGGAAGTGCTTAAAGTTTGAGTTACTATAGTTCAACCTTTCACCCCGCTCTTCTAAGCCGAAAAGGAAATTAACAATGGAAAAGCTTTAAAAAGATAGGTTTTGATGTTTGAGATCATCATAAATTTTCCAGCTCTTTAGAATAGAAGCTCAAGCAATCGACCCCAGCTAGGCAGCTTTATTGGACCTACTGTTTAGGAATTCAATCGAGAGGCTAGCAACTGAGAATTCCCATGATCCTAATACAAGATTACATAactaagatatatatatatacttgtttgatgaattttttttttctatgcaACAATTTCTATACTTTGGTGATCCTGAACCACCTGAAAAAGCTATATAGAACCTAGTCAACATTCAAATGTGAGTTTGCATGAAAAGACACCAATAGTTACTGCTTTATTTTGGAGTTCACACATATGAAGATGTTAAAGTCATTCAAAGGTAATAATGTGTTCTACAAGTACATAAAATCGATAAGGATCTATATCTTGGCACAATAGTTTAGGCCATTTTGAGGCCTTTTATTTCATAAGTAGAAGTGACAGTGCTCTGGGCAGTTTGGACtataaagcaaataaaggaTCGTACAGTTTGGACTGTCTGCCAATAAATAATTCAGCCATTTCATGAGTGAAAGACTTGCAAATTTTAAGACTTCATATTCGTTCAATGAGTTAAAAATAAATGCAGGAACTATTTGTCTTGAGGAAAACATAATGCAGGAACCACGCAGGCATGCAGGACTTTTCATGTTACATGGATGGACAAATTAGATTAGAATCCAATAACAAACTACAAGAAGTGgtattcatttttcctttttgataaGCAAGAGGTTTTATTCGGATTTAAGTGAAGTCTATTAAGAGAGAAATGACCTGTGGAGAAAGAAATTTTGCTATTATATTCCttcgaatttcatttttttttttttttttgaaaatatacaaTTAGTTGGCTCTTGATGAAACATCGAAATCAAGGGAGTCCTCCATAGGCCATATCAAAGCAGCAATCACAAAATCAGTACAGCAGAAGTCATTTTCTTCGTCTTATTCTTGACTCTTACTTAGGGCTCCAATAGTTGTAAACTTCATAACTATTTATATATTCAGATGGAAACTCTattcgaaatttttttaatctatttcattttttgtgaGCATGATACAAGAAACCATCCACAAACAAGACAAAGAGAATAATAAAAAGAATAGCTATACCCAGGCTAAACCATCCATCCACAGGTCTGAAATGAAGGCCATAAACGTGCCTTTTATTTATCTTTGGGTTTTAAAGCAACCCTAGTCTTTGGCAGACGTGAATTTACATGAACTGCTTTATTGTATTGTACTTGTGCTTGGAAGAAACCTTATTGAGACCTGAAGTTAATTTGAGGCACTTGTGTTCTAACTTCTAAGCTCCCAAAAGAAGGTGGATCCAAACTCTTCGTACAGTCAAGACCACATGTTTAATCAACCAACTAATTGTCTCATCTTTTTGAACATTCTTTAGCATTAACTTTTATCAACCTCTACCAAAAATAAGCTAAGTCTACAAAGTTTTACGGAAAGAAAAAGTGAACTCCTTGACAATAAGGGACAGAAATTGGTGAACCTAAGAAGGTATTCACATTATGAATTCAAgtaaaaacaaagaagaagggCACTTGACAAATGCATACAGCAGCGAGATTGAGAGATCATCAGTTCTTCAATTCCAACAAAAATTCCACGAAAAGCTTGGTTTAAGTAAGATATCAATGACAattttatagtaacaacaatcATACTAATAGTCGTCATACTAATCATAATGGCAAT
This window encodes:
- the LOC113700347 gene encoding uncharacterized protein; protein product: MEGAAENSNGVNVEVAGDSEDKKDFYAKRTSQQEEEIPLYIVFNRLIAAMFFPSSASAPLLRRSKAALSENVPLLRLATKNTARHVLLWTRRGSPLRALLVVSVGTIALLALTGLLVFILFFVAATLNAVVISLLMSLAAAGGFLAIFFASLTAIYIGALSVAVFAISATTISAIIAVLITAGWIGFFWTIWVATQKGVGLAKQSLNVTGSVVSAYSSARVARQHDSQSNKLAD